The Candidatus Aminicenantes bacterium genomic sequence CCCAGTCATTTTCTGGACAAGAAGATCAGGTCGGTGCTGGCGAAGGTGGGGGAAATCAAGCGCATCGAGGAGATCCATGCCCACCGTTTCGGCCCCTATTTCGTGATCAACCTAACCATCGGCATTGACGGCGGCCAGGACGTGACCAGCGGCGATGCCATCGCCACCCGGGTCGAAAAGCTCCTAACCGAAAAGATCGAATTGGTGCGCAAGGTTTACGTCCATTACCACCCGGCATCGTGAAATTAATAAGATCCGCTTAAAAACTTTCCCGCATGTAAGCAGCCAATTTTTCCAACCCGGCCTGAAAATCACGGCGGCCGAAACCGATGCGGAATTGCGCCGGCGCGGCGGAGAATAGCAGTCCGGGCAGGAGCAGCACGCCTTGTTTCTCGAGCAAGCCGGCGCAGAAAGCGTCGCTGGCCTCGTCGAAATTGACGCAGGGAAAGGCCACCGGCCCGGCCAGTGGTTCCTGCCAGGAAAAATGCTCGCTGTTTCGCTGCATGAAAGAGCGCAGCAGATCGAGGTTGCGGCCAATGATCTCCCGGTTGCGTTTCAAGATAGTCTCGTGATGGCGCAAGGCCAGGGAAGAGAGAAATTCGCTGGGGGCGGCCGTGCAGATGGTAGTGTAATCCTTGAAGGCCGCCATTTTTTTGAGAATGTCGCGATTGCGGCAGGCAATCCAACCCAGACGCAATCCGGCCAGGCCGAAGGACTTGGACATCACGCCCAGCGAAACTCCGTTTTCATACACTTCACAAGCCGCCGGCAGCCTGTTTTCCGGCTTGTATTCCAAGAAGCGGTAGACCTCGTCGGAAAAGACCAGCCAGCCTTTGGCTTCGGCAAGCTGTAGCATGCGCTCAAAAGAATCGCGGCTTGGCAAATATCCGGTGGGATTGTGCGGAAAATTTACCACTAGAGCCTGGGGGGCGCCCTTGGTTGAATCTTCGAGAAATTCGAGGTCCAACTCCCAACCTTTTTCTTGAGTTGCTTGCCAACAGGTTACCCGGCAGCCATTGCCTTCGGCAACAGCGGTCAGCGATTGATAGCACGGGGAATGGACAAGCAGGTGATCACCTGCATTCAGCACCGCGTTCATAAAAACAAAAATGGCTTCCTCGGCCCCGGCAAAGACCAGGATGTCATCGGCGGCAATTCCCTGATAAAGGCCGGCGATCTCCCGGCGCAATTCGGGATTGCCGGCGGTTTCGGTATAACCCAGGCGCAGGGCGGCAAACTTTTCCTCGGCTCCGGTATCCAAAGCCAGCAATTCACCGGCGGTGAAAGTTTCGCAATCCGAAGCGCATAGCACGTGCGCGCCCCCGAATTCATGTCGTGCGAAAAATCTTTCCAGGGCGAACGGTTCCAGCTTCATGGCCGCCAGCTTAAATCGTCAAGCCACTATTGTCAAGATTTATATCCGGGAAAAACCAAAGAGCATTGCCAGCTCAATTGAAGAATTCCAGTTGCACCACGCCGCTGTTGTCCCCCACGTTATCCTTTTCGACGAAGAAGGCATAGAAATTGCTGCCGTAGGTGTAAAACCGCGTGGTCTGGCCAATAGTCAAGGCCTGGAGGGTTATACCATCGACACCGTGATAAAATACCAGGATTTCATTCATGGTTGTGGATGGTGAATTGTAAGCGCTGCCGCTGACATGCACAGAGTATGGGCCAGCGGGGATCGAAATTTTGGCCGCCGAGAGGTTCCAGGCCGAGATACAGTTGTTTTTCCCGTGAACCTTGATCTGCTGCGATCCGAATAAGAGGGTGACCTCGCCGGAATTATCCGTGAGTTCGCCTTCCTCAACAAAAAAGGCATGGAAACGGGCTTGGGCCCCAATGCTTCTTAAGTCCAAGTTGTACGATTGGCCGATGGTCAGCGCAGCAAAGTGAGTGATGCTGTCAAGGCTCTCATAGCACACTAGCACGGCTTTAAAGTGATCAGTGCCATTATAGTAGGCGTTGCCCGACGTTTGCACCGTGTAACTGCCGCGATCGATCAATGCCTCGACAGCGGCCGAATTATTCAGGATGAAGCAATTGCTCTTGGCGTTGACATTCAATGTCGCCAT encodes the following:
- a CDS encoding aminotransferase class I/II-fold pyridoxal phosphate-dependent enzyme, which gives rise to MKLEPFALERFFARHEFGGAHVLCASDCETFTAGELLALDTGAEEKFAALRLGYTETAGNPELRREIAGLYQGIAADDILVFAGAEEAIFVFMNAVLNAGDHLLVHSPCYQSLTAVAEGNGCRVTCWQATQEKGWELDLEFLEDSTKGAPQALVVNFPHNPTGYLPSRDSFERMLQLAEAKGWLVFSDEVYRFLEYKPENRLPAACEVYENGVSLGVMSKSFGLAGLRLGWIACRNRDILKKMAAFKDYTTICTAAPSEFLSSLALRHHETILKRNREIIGRNLDLLRSFMQRNSEHFSWQEPLAGPVAFPCVNFDEASDAFCAGLLEKQGVLLLPGLLFSAAPAQFRIGFGRRDFQAGLEKLAAYMRESF